TTCAACAGGATCTCAAAGAAAGCAAGACAAGAAATGCTAGCATTTTTAACGCTATTACCGAACGCCTAGAGGAACTCGGCAGCGCGACAGTGCGTTTAGAAGAGCAACAGGCAGGTCGTTCCGCCTTGACGCTAGAAGAGCGAAACGCAAGAGACGCTAAGGGGGGCGCAGATGGAACTAGCGCCGCTGGAGCGATAGTTCAAGATTCTCTCGAAGCAATTGGATTTGCGGAAGCGACGGTTCCACCACCACCACCCGTGCCTCAAAAGCTCCGAACCACCGTTGTCTCGGCTGGCGATGCTGTTCAGCTAAAGTTGCTTACAGGAGTAATTGCACCAGTTGATGGAACGCCGTATCCAGTTGTTTTTAAGTTAACAAGTGGCGTCAGCGGTCCCGATGGCTCTTTGCTCGATCTTGGCGAAGCGAGAATCATAGCTGCTGCGCAGGGTTCAGAGGCAGATGGACGGGTGCTATTTCGCCTAACTAACATGGCCTTGCGCCATAGCGATGGGCGACGCTCGGTAGTTCCGGTCGATGGCTGGATCGTAGGAGAAGATGGCATTCGCGGCATGAAGGGCAAACTTATTGATAAACTGGGACGTTTAATTGTGGCAACTGCGGGAACGAGTTTTGCTCTTGCCATGGGAGAAAGGATTAGCGGACAAAGCAACTCCATAAGAATTGACGGCGATGATAACATTGATGTCAATGCGGACGATATAAATGTATCGACGGCATCAGCCTTTACTGATGCTTCTAATCGACTGGGCCAAATTTTATTGGATCGCTACGAGAAGCTGGTTCCTGCGGTAGAAGTCCTACCCAACAGAGAAGTTGTTGCCATTTTTTCAAAATCGGTTGAAATCGAACTAATTGACGAGCAGTACGGAGAAGGAATATATGCAGCGTCACTTGACTAGTAACAAAACGCTATCGGCACGGATTTCTAGGTTGGCTATACCGTTTCCAAAAAGTAAGTTAAATATTTTACTTTTTGGAAACGGTATTTGTTGTTTATTGGCAAGTGCTTACGCACTTGCTGTTTATAGCATTTACAAAAATCCTTTTTGTAAATGCTATA
Above is a window of Deltaproteobacteria bacterium DNA encoding:
- a CDS encoding TraB/VirB10 family protein, producing the protein MNQKIEDIKLILKNDRRIWAVAGLIVAVIIIWELTAKPPRPRPVQVARNTAGVSTDERTAYNDLTRAFREDLDGLKRSSKENTNIIRRIQQDLKESKTRNASIFNAITERLEELGSATVRLEEQQAGRSALTLEERNARDAKGGADGTSAAGAIVQDSLEAIGFAEATVPPPPPVPQKLRTTVVSAGDAVQLKLLTGVIAPVDGTPYPVVFKLTSGVSGPDGSLLDLGEARIIAAAQGSEADGRVLFRLTNMALRHSDGRRSVVPVDGWIVGEDGIRGMKGKLIDKLGRLIVATAGTSFALAMGERISGQSNSIRIDGDDNIDVNADDINVSTASAFTDASNRLGQILLDRYEKLVPAVEVLPNREVVAIFSKSVEIELIDEQYGEGIYAASLD